A part of Candidatus Manganitrophaceae bacterium genomic DNA contains:
- the murJ gene encoding murein biosynthesis integral membrane protein MurJ: MESQGKSLAAQVQVEKGVAGAAGIVALGTFISRILGFIRDMVLANLFGATIAADAFYVAFRIPNMLRELFAEGSMSAAFIPVFTEYLSKKSRVEAKELVAAAYSTLLLLLCTVVALGIVFSPNIVQSIAPGFARDPSQFYLTITLTRIMFPFLLFISLAALAMGILNSTRHFAPPALASGIFNVVSIFFVFGFTPLLREPVYGAAIGVALGGLAQFLIQAPALYQEGFSLSLRKPTWPLHPGVAQMGRLLLPTTLGLSITQINVLVNTLLASYLAAGSVSYLYYGMRLIHFPLGIFAVALSTALLPTLSAQAAQNDMEGLRRTFSFGLRLVFFITFPAMVGLILFRVPIVHLLFEHGEFGRQATLGTASAVLFYSIGLWAFAGIRIVVPVFYSLQDTKTPVKIGVVAVIVNVALNLALMVPLAHGGLALATSLAAILNFTLLLIILRKRIGRIDGRRILQSHMKVILASLSVLPISLLVNYQSIWLSKGNGPLKVAILSAAIVTSAFCYFAIQAMLKSEEYYFIYTLLKTRLSKRNQKAS, encoded by the coding sequence ATGGAAAGTCAAGGAAAAAGCCTGGCCGCTCAGGTGCAAGTTGAAAAAGGGGTGGCCGGCGCCGCGGGGATCGTGGCGCTCGGAACCTTCATCAGCCGGATCCTGGGATTCATTCGGGACATGGTCCTTGCGAATCTTTTCGGCGCCACGATTGCGGCCGATGCCTTTTATGTCGCCTTTCGCATTCCGAACATGCTCCGAGAACTCTTCGCGGAGGGTTCAATGTCGGCGGCCTTCATTCCGGTTTTTACAGAATACCTTTCAAAAAAATCACGAGTCGAAGCGAAAGAGCTGGTCGCCGCCGCCTATTCCACCCTTCTTCTCCTCCTCTGCACCGTCGTGGCGCTCGGGATTGTCTTCTCTCCGAACATTGTTCAATCGATTGCGCCGGGGTTTGCCCGAGACCCCTCTCAGTTTTATCTAACCATTACATTGACACGGATCATGTTCCCTTTCCTCCTCTTTATTTCTTTGGCGGCCCTCGCGATGGGAATTTTGAACAGCACCCGTCACTTCGCCCCGCCGGCGCTCGCTTCGGGCATTTTTAATGTGGTCAGCATCTTTTTTGTTTTCGGTTTTACACCGCTGCTTCGCGAACCGGTGTATGGCGCGGCGATTGGCGTCGCCCTCGGCGGCCTCGCGCAATTTTTGATTCAGGCGCCGGCGCTGTATCAAGAAGGGTTCTCACTCTCCCTCCGCAAGCCGACCTGGCCGCTTCACCCGGGCGTGGCCCAGATGGGTCGGCTCCTTCTGCCGACGACCCTCGGCCTTTCGATCACACAGATCAATGTGTTGGTCAACACGCTGCTTGCCTCCTATTTGGCAGCAGGAAGCGTCAGTTATCTTTACTATGGCATGCGGCTCATTCACTTCCCCCTCGGCATCTTTGCCGTCGCGCTCTCGACTGCGCTCCTCCCGACCTTATCAGCCCAGGCCGCTCAGAACGATATGGAAGGGTTGCGCCGGACCTTCTCCTTCGGTCTCCGACTGGTCTTCTTTATTACTTTTCCTGCCATGGTCGGATTGATTCTCTTCCGGGTCCCGATCGTTCACCTTCTCTTTGAACATGGGGAATTCGGCCGACAGGCGACCCTCGGGACCGCCAGCGCGGTCTTGTTCTATTCAATTGGACTCTGGGCATTTGCCGGAATTCGGATTGTCGTCCCCGTCTTCTACTCACTGCAAGATACGAAGACGCCGGTCAAGATCGGGGTTGTTGCAGTCATCGTCAATGTCGCCCTTAATTTGGCTCTGATGGTTCCGCTTGCGCATGGCGGATTGGCATTGGCGACTTCTTTGGCGGCGATACTGAATTTTACCCTCTTATTAATCATCCTCAGAAAACGGATCGGACGCATTGATGGCAGAAGGATTCTTCAATCCCATATGAAGGTCATCCTCGCGTCGCTCTCCGTTCTACCGATTTCTCTCCTGGTTAATTATCAGTCGATTTGGCTCTCAAAAGGAAACGGGCCCCTTAAGGTGGCGATATTAAGCGCTGCCATTGTTACAAGTGCCTTCTGCTACTTTGCTATACAAGCAATGCTAAAGAGTGAGGAGTACTACTTCATATATACCTTGCTAAAAACCCGCCTTTCTAAAAGAAATCAAAAAGCCTCTTAA
- a CDS encoding UDP-3-O-acyl-N-acetylglucosamine deacetylase, with the protein MPSVIKQQTIRREVACYGIGLHSGEMIHLKLLPAPEGSGIVFLRTDLGGIMIPADASHVISTHLSTTLGVERAVVQTVEHLLSAVSAFGVDNLFIELDGAEVPILDGSAAPFAALLSEAGIVEQRQAKKVIQLVEPVSISEKGKTIAVYPSSSFEISYEIQFDHPLISNQAYLYRHDQEAFVNLIAPARTFGFLKDVQMLQSQGLARGGSLENAIVIGEDQILNEQGLRFPDEFVRHKILDLIGDFSLLGMPILGRIKASCSGHLLHAKLMREILKNKKTWKVIDAISPVESYTGSAYQPAYSPLSPAI; encoded by the coding sequence ATGCCATCAGTGATAAAGCAACAGACCATCCGGAGAGAAGTCGCTTGCTACGGAATAGGCCTTCATTCCGGAGAGATGATCCATCTGAAGCTCCTCCCCGCCCCCGAGGGAAGCGGCATCGTTTTTCTCAGGACAGACCTGGGTGGAATCATGATTCCCGCCGATGCTTCTCACGTGATCTCCACACACTTATCGACCACTCTCGGGGTGGAAAGGGCGGTTGTTCAAACGGTTGAGCACCTCCTGTCGGCGGTATCTGCATTCGGAGTTGATAATCTGTTCATTGAATTAGATGGCGCAGAGGTTCCCATTTTAGATGGGAGTGCCGCTCCGTTTGCCGCACTTTTATCTGAAGCCGGAATTGTTGAGCAGCGTCAGGCAAAAAAAGTGATTCAATTGGTCGAGCCGGTGAGTATCTCCGAGAAGGGGAAAACGATTGCTGTTTATCCTTCTTCCTCTTTTGAGATCTCTTACGAGATTCAATTCGATCATCCCTTAATCTCGAATCAAGCATATCTTTATCGGCACGATCAAGAAGCCTTTGTCAATCTGATCGCTCCTGCGAGAACATTCGGATTTTTAAAAGATGTACAGATGCTTCAATCTCAAGGGTTGGCGCGGGGCGGTTCGTTGGAGAATGCGATCGTGATCGGGGAGGATCAAATTCTCAACGAGCAGGGTCTCCGGTTTCCGGATGAATTCGTCCGGCATAAAATTCTTGATTTAATTGGCGATTTCTCATTGTTGGGAATGCCGATTCTGGGTCGAATCAAAGCGAGTTGCTCGGGACATCTGCTTCATGCAAAGCTGATGAGAGAAATCCTGAAAAACAAAAAAACATGGAAAGTGATCGACGCGATTTCTCCGGTCGAATCCTATACCGGATCTGCTTATCAGCCGGCCTACTCTCCTCTTTCTCCTGCCATTTAA